The DNA window GGCAGATACATCATGGAGTCTAATGGAAACATTCGAACCCTCACGATTAACAAATGCAGTCTGGCAGACGATGCTGCGTATGAGTGTGTGGTCGGGACTGATAAATGCTTCACGGAAGTCTTTGTCaaaggtgtgtgtttttttaatcaaattcatCTGGAGAGCTGCAGTGCTCGCATTTCATTTCTTAACATACAGTAAACATCTGCAAAATCATCAACAAAAACCCAAGATATGTTAACTAGCATTACATTTTTTCTCCAAGAATCGCTTTGCAAGCTAATGTCAAAGTAAAGTGTCAAACAGTAAGCTCCTTTAGCATTCTGAAGACACTGTACTAGATATTGCTGCATTGTATACACAGGACTACAATGGTGTTAGAAGTCACCTTATCAAATTGCATTACAGAACCTCCGGTCACCATCACTAAACTGCTGGATGATTACCAGGTCGTGGTGGGAGAAAGAGTGGAGTTTGAGATCGAAGTGTCTGAGGAGGGAGCACACGTCATTTGGTAAACAAACAGGCAATAATTTACATCATGAAGGAACTGAAAATGCTTTTGctatatagagagagaaagagagagagagagatttatacacctgaaagctgaataaaaaagctttccattgatgtatggtttattaggatcagacaatatttgtctgagatacaactatttgaaaatctggaatctgagggtttaaaaaaaaatcgaaatattgagaaaatcatctttaaagttgtccaaatgaagttcttagcaatgcatattactgatcaaaaattaagtttgatatatttatggtaggaaatgtttctaaatatctttacttaatgttctaatgatttttggcataaaataaaaatttataattttgacccatacaatgtgtttttggctattgctacaaatataccccagagacttaagactgctgtTGTGCTCCAGGCTCACATATGTAATATATGAACATAATATAGTAATCTGCACAATTGTTTATAAAGTTGGTAATAATCAGAATTGTTTCTGActggactggagtaatggtgctgaacaTATTCACATTGTAAAGAGTTAATTTAAACGGTAAGaaaatttcacaaaattattattttttttattaaataaatggagcattggtgagcatatgagattctttcaaaaaaataaaaaaatgaattcatatttaTCCCAGATTTTTGACCGGCCATGACTGTATGTGTAACTGCAGGATGTTCGAGGATCAGGAGTTGTCTCGAGATGACAAGAATTCAAAGTATCGTTTCAAAAAGGACGGGAAACGCCACTGTCTTATTATTCAAGAGGCGACCGTAGAGGACAGTGGGATGTACTTCGTTTACACCAACGGAGGCCAGTCGAAGGGAGAGCTCATCGTTGAAGGTAACATCTTACAGCCCTCACCAGTGGAGTTGGTTATGAAGACTAAAGTTGAAACTCTTCAATCgttttttcttctctttgtcAAACTCCACCCCAGAGAAGGAACTGGAGGTGCTGCAGAGCATCGCAGACCTCACGGTCAAATCTGCAGAGCAGGCTATGTTCAAGTGTGAGGTGTCTGACGAGAAAGTCACAGGGAAATGGTTTAAGGATGGCGTGGAAGTCCAAGCCAGCGACCGTATCAAGATTTCCCATATCGGCAGGTCAGCATTCAGACACGTGTTGACTTTGATGAGATGTATTTGTGCAGGTTTGAAACATGTGTGCCTGTGACTCCAGGATTCATCGTTTAACCATCGATAACGTCAAGCCAGGGGATGCTGGAGATTACACGTTTGTTCCAGACGGTTATGCGCTCTCACTGTCTGCTAAACTCAACTTCCTGGGTGAGAAGGAAACTCTATAGTCAACAAAACTATCTCAGATTTGTTATGACTGTGCATAAACAGatggttttttttatttcagaaatcaaGATCGACTATGTTCCCAGACAAGGTAGGACAAAAACCAAGACGTTTTAATTTCTTATTCAGACAtgctaatttgaaaatatgaaagatTAGCCTTTGGTTAACTGCTAATTGCTCTGGgttgcgtttcccaaaagcattgtaagctAAAGTACATCGTAGACCCATTGAAACCAATGGAGATgcttatgatgcttttgggaaagaCAGCCCAGACTGGTTCTGAAGACATAGTTTTAACATATGCTCTCTCTAACCACACTTGCTTGTATCCACTTACTTTGTCTTGCTCCTTTAAGATCCTCCTAAAATCCATCTGGATGTGGCCGGTAACATGGTTTCTCAGAACACCATCATTGTTGTTGCTGGTAACAAGCTGCGTCTGGATGTGGAGATCACAGGAGAACCTGCTCCCACCGTCTGCTGGATGAAGGGAGACAAGgtacacatacaaaataaagaCTATTAATCAGTAGTGAttataattttgacatttaatttgaCATATTTGGTATAGTGGGTTATACACATGCTTCAAATTGGGATGCACTAATATAGAATCTCCACCAGtttactaaaactttttttttaattacaaaattaaaattaataagaaatgtgaCTGGGAAaaatattgccttggcaactaacttaAGTGTATATTTAAGcactaaaaatattataaataaaaactaaaacggaactaaaattaaactaacactgaaataaaaaacagacaaataacaaaaacaaataaaaaaactaatagaaaGGACAAAAccaaacagcaaaataaaaaataaaaaagtataaaaaataaaatcatatataactagtcattctaaatatgaataaaactgcAATAGTATAtaagtattaaaataacactCCTCTCTACATGCTTGAAATGACATTAATATAGAGTgtaaaactttaatttatttatttttatatatttttacagaagTCCTACTGaagttaaaaattaaatacatgctTATTAACTGTGATTTTAATAGAAACTGTAATATacacaaataaagaaacataATGCATGCATGCCATTGATAAAGAAATGACTGGctgacttgtatttatttatttttttgcaatattttgtgtatttttgttcaaataaatgccattttgtgagcagaagagacttataaTCACTAGCTTACGAATGGTATTCATGTGTATTTATGgtgtatttttgtgaaatttataaatacattttactttgacttttttatgttattggtATTGGTCTGACGTATTGTATTGGCTGAAAACCATCTTACAAAATTTTGCAGTATGTGTTAAATATCATTTgcttgtattttaaaaaatctaaaaaaacgAGTTGTTAGTGTTTgctaaaggaataaataaagcgGCTGTACCTGTGTGTCACAGCAAGTGACAGACGCAGAGGGACGAGTGCGTGTGGAAAACAGGAAAGACCTCAGCTGTTTCGTCATTGAAGGAGCAGAGCGAGAAGATGAGGGCAACTACACCATCACTGTCACCAACCCCGCAGGAGAAGACAAAGCCCACCTATTCATCAAAATCGTAGGTGTGTTTCCAGCACTGCCTCTTTATTCCTGCAGATGGCACTGTGATTCTGACCAGAAACTGATCCAAAGTTCAATTTCCAAAGGAATGTGGACAAAAGGAATTATGCTAACTACAAACACTATAGTGATCTTTAATGATTGAATCATTGTTGGAGTTTGAATGCACCTTTAGGGTCTAAATGcacatttagatttacatttatgcattggcCAAATGCATTCATGGCAAAGATCTTATCCACTCATGCAATCCCTGGAATCGAACCCATGTCGTTGCAGATGTTCCTGATCCTCCCGAGAATGTGAAGTGTACCGGAGTAGGAGAAGACTGTGCCACTATTATCTGGGAGCCTCCGAAGTTTGACGGAGGAGCACCTTTAAAAGGTAACACACACTTGTTAGaggtataacacacacacacagctgtaaatactagggatgcaccgatatatCTTCCGataatcggtatcggccgataaaagctatTATCTGCATTCATTATCGGCAGATAATATTGTCAGATTATCGACAGATTTTTAAAAACAGTGGATAATCAGGGCTAATTTTCTCCTGTCAATCAAATGAAACTTGCATGAAGaatgttttagtgtgtgtgtgtgtgtgtgtgtgttgaatttaGGGCTGTCTAAGTTAAATGAATAATAGCACATTAACACAGGTTCTGTTAAACCCTTTAAAGCACGTGTCGTTCaaaccagggttgccaggtccacAGTTTTCCCTTCATAAAATATTATGTGCCTCCAATCTAATAATCACAAAGAGCTTTGTTTCtacaaataagaaataaatgcaattttgatGCACTTAATGTGACGCTCTTAGATCGCTGTAGCGCTTCAGCTCAAGCGAGAACCCGGAGCACGAGTCTCTTccgctttaataaaaaaatgttttatgaaaactACATTATGTGCAATTGAGTAGTATACAAACATTATTGAGTGTGAATTTTATATCTATAATAAATATCACTGAATATAATAGTGTTTAGTTCATTTTAACCTCTTATGTACCAAAAGAGAAGGTTCCCTGTATAGTTTGCAGCATTAgtttgaagaatttttttttcttaagaaaaacAAACTATCGGCATCAGCAGATACTGTATCATTCTGAATAATCAGCATTCGTATTAGCAAAAAAATGTCATATTGGTGCATCTCTAGTAAACACCTAGTATAGACTTAGGTACAATCACAGTATTTGACACAATTAGAAGAAGTCGCTGCATCATAACAGGAATCTGTTCTGCTTCTGTTTCCAAGGCTATCTGATggagaggaagaagaaaggaTCATCTAGATGGACGAAACTTAACTTTGACGTCTATGAGAACACAACATATGAGGCCAAGCGCATGATTGAAGGCATTCTGTATGAGATGAGAGTTTATGCAGTCAATGGAATCGGAATCTCGGCTCCCAGTCTCAACTCCAAACCATTCATGCCGATCGGTGAGAAGCTTGTGCTATTGCTTTGTTATGGACTTATGACGACTCTCGCTTCAACTCCTTAGATTTTTCTCTCTCGCAGCTCCCACCAGCGAGCCCACAAAGCTGACCGTTGATGATGTAACGGACACTACGTGCTCACTGAAGTGGCTGGCTCCGGAGAAGATCGGAGCTGGAGGGCTGGATGGATACATCATTGAATTCTGCAAGGAAGGAGGTGAGTCATCTGCTGGAATCATCTTTGCCTAAACCGAACACTACATAGTGACAGCACAGCGGATGCAAAGCTACTTCACCAGTGTGCACTTGGGCAAAGATCCTCCAGGAGTATTGTGGATAAAGTATATGTGAATAAATAATGCAAGATAAATAAAAGGGCTGGGTGATATAGCTTAAGAAAAAGAACTTATTTTGTGTCCAAGCCAACATTTTTCACTTTAAATTTAAAGAACTAGAATAATTGaatctaaaacaaaaatgtataaaaactacagacatttaaaaaaaataataataataaaagtgataaAAATTGAACTGTTCTGCTTATGCATCACATGATACTGATATTTATGTTTTTGCTCTAAaatggtttaaatttaaaatgatttagatTTAAATTGGAGTAATTCTTTGAACTTTCTAGTTGTTtgcaaataaatctaaaatgtttaatgctattagtaaaataataagaaatatttaaattagcacttaatttagtaataatttcattttatttatatgcaaCAATATCTAAttacaaataacaataattatgtatatctgtctgtctgtgtgtgtgtgtgtgtgtgtgtgtgtgtgtgtgtgtgtgtacatatatataaacagacaTGCAGCTAAAACACTACAATCTGATTTTTGAATTagctcatttaaataaaaaaaataataattgcaactCTCTTTAACACTCgagttaatctaaaaaaaattgcaagcTAAATCATTGCAAACATATGATGAATATTCAATAAATCATACCTCTCCATCACATGCccaaatcattatttttatttttttataaattaatactacaattatttatttggagaaaaaaaaaagatatttaatctttgcaattaaaaaaatatataataattcattataatgTGTCAATATAAATCTATGTTTTAATGTTCGAATTATTATCAATAATCTTTCAGAAACGGAGTGGCATCCTGCTAACACGGATCTGGTTGATCGGCAGAGTTACACAGTGAGGAACCTTCCCACTGGAGAGAAGATCAATTTCCGTGTGGTTGCGGTGAATATAGCGGGCCGCAGTCCTCCTGCACTGCTCGAGCAAGCCGTCACCGTCAGAGAGATCATGGGTGAGGAGACAACCAGATCCaggagaaataaataataaaccctGTTTCTTCACAGTGATGTTCTGCTCTCGTTTCAGAGCATCCCAAGATCCGTCTGCCTCGTGAACTCAGAACCAAGTACATCAAGAGAGTCGGAGAGAAAATCAACCTCGTCATCCCTTTCCAGGTGTGTGCATGTTAAATACATCTATCATAATC is part of the Carassius gibelio isolate Cgi1373 ecotype wild population from Czech Republic chromosome B24, carGib1.2-hapl.c, whole genome shotgun sequence genome and encodes:
- the mybpc2b gene encoding myosin binding protein Cb isoform X1, with product MPEPTEEVKPEEAPEEDGRTELTGLFVQKPESVVAITGKDVTFVVKVDSTNLTRKPTMKWLKGKWMDLGSKAGKHIQLKESYDRNTKIYTYEMKIVKVVPGDAGGYRCEVSAKDKCDSCTFEITVEAAEQEEQADILSAFKRAGAGEDEGELDFSGLLKAAKKKKKPEPELDIDVWELLKSAHPSEYEKIAFQYGITDLRGMLKRLKKMKVVEPKVSEAFLRRLESAYSVNKGKKIVLSVEVADPNAEVKWLKNGQEIKPSAKYIMESNGNIRTLTINKCSLADDAAYECVVGTDKCFTEVFVKEPPVTITKLLDDYQVVVGERVEFEIEVSEEGAHVIWMFEDQELSRDDKNSKYRFKKDGKRHCLIIQEATVEDSGMYFVYTNGGQSKGELIVEEKELEVLQSIADLTVKSAEQAMFKCEVSDEKVTGKWFKDGVEVQASDRIKISHIGRIHRLTIDNVKPGDAGDYTFVPDGYALSLSAKLNFLEIKIDYVPRQDPPKIHLDVAGNMVSQNTIIVVAGNKLRLDVEITGEPAPTVCWMKGDKQVTDAEGRVRVENRKDLSCFVIEGAEREDEGNYTITVTNPAGEDKAHLFIKIVDVPDPPENVKCTGVGEDCATIIWEPPKFDGGAPLKGYLMERKKKGSSRWTKLNFDVYENTTYEAKRMIEGILYEMRVYAVNGIGISAPSLNSKPFMPIAPTSEPTKLTVDDVTDTTCSLKWLAPEKIGAGGLDGYIIEFCKEGETEWHPANTDLVDRQSYTVRNLPTGEKINFRVVAVNIAGRSPPALLEQAVTVREIMEHPKIRLPRELRTKYIKRVGEKINLVIPFQGKPRPVATWLKDGQPVDEKKVGVRNSNVDSILFIRSAEREHSGKYTLSLKIENMEDSANIDIRIVDKPGPPTQVHVTDVWGFNAALEWKPPKDDGNCEITGYTIQKADKKTMEWFTVYEHNRRTNCTVSDLVIGNEYMFRVYSENLCGLSEDPCMSKNTAIVAKSGLEQKQASYKEKDMNCAPKFTAPLVDRSVTIGYSTAISCAVRGLPKPKIIWMKNKMIIGDDPKFLMQNNQGVLTLNIRKPSTFDSGKYTCKAVNELGEDEVECRLEIRAAPIEKKE
- the mybpc2b gene encoding myosin binding protein Cb isoform X2, giving the protein MPEPTEEVKPEGRTELTGLFVQKPESVVAITGKDVTFVVKVDSTNLTRKPTMKWLKGKWMDLGSKAGKHIQLKESYDRNTKIYTYEMKIVKVVPGDAGGYRCEVSAKDKCDSCTFEITVEAAEQEEQADILSAFKRAGAGEDEGELDFSGLLKAAKKKKKPEPELDIDVWELLKSAHPSEYEKIAFQYGITDLRGMLKRLKKMKVVEPKVSEAFLRRLESAYSVNKGKKIVLSVEVADPNAEVKWLKNGQEIKPSAKYIMESNGNIRTLTINKCSLADDAAYECVVGTDKCFTEVFVKEPPVTITKLLDDYQVVVGERVEFEIEVSEEGAHVIWMFEDQELSRDDKNSKYRFKKDGKRHCLIIQEATVEDSGMYFVYTNGGQSKGELIVEEKELEVLQSIADLTVKSAEQAMFKCEVSDEKVTGKWFKDGVEVQASDRIKISHIGRIHRLTIDNVKPGDAGDYTFVPDGYALSLSAKLNFLEIKIDYVPRQDPPKIHLDVAGNMVSQNTIIVVAGNKLRLDVEITGEPAPTVCWMKGDKQVTDAEGRVRVENRKDLSCFVIEGAEREDEGNYTITVTNPAGEDKAHLFIKIVDVPDPPENVKCTGVGEDCATIIWEPPKFDGGAPLKGYLMERKKKGSSRWTKLNFDVYENTTYEAKRMIEGILYEMRVYAVNGIGISAPSLNSKPFMPIAPTSEPTKLTVDDVTDTTCSLKWLAPEKIGAGGLDGYIIEFCKEGETEWHPANTDLVDRQSYTVRNLPTGEKINFRVVAVNIAGRSPPALLEQAVTVREIMEHPKIRLPRELRTKYIKRVGEKINLVIPFQGKPRPVATWLKDGQPVDEKKVGVRNSNVDSILFIRSAEREHSGKYTLSLKIENMEDSANIDIRIVDKPGPPTQVHVTDVWGFNAALEWKPPKDDGNCEITGYTIQKADKKTMEWFTVYEHNRRTNCTVSDLVIGNEYMFRVYSENLCGLSEDPCMSKNTAIVAKSGLEQKQASYKEKDMNCAPKFTAPLVDRSVTIGYSTAISCAVRGLPKPKIIWMKNKMIIGDDPKFLMQNNQGVLTLNIRKPSTFDSGKYTCKAVNELGEDEVECRLEIRAAPIEKKE